CGTGCCTATTAGCACTAGAATCTAcccaccacccttcaacatattgcaccatattAATGTCTAtaatcatagccactaaagtgtcgtatggctagaacaacctctgcacaaagtgttcaaacCCAAAACTCCACCAAAAAGAACACCCTTCTTTGCCAAGAACCTCTCTATATTTTTGCGTGTATATTGCATATTGCAATAACTTGGATTGAGTCTGAATAAGTCTATTTATAGATGCCACCCTCCTCTGCTCCACGAATTCCTGTTTCTACATCACCTGGCTCTCCACCACGCTCTTGTCCGACCGGGGCGGTATGAATAGCCCTCGGTACGACTCTGATAAGGAGTTCTTGAAACCGTTCTCGTCGCGACATTGCTTCTGGCACATCGAGTAGTACCATCAGAGCTTTTGGAGCCCTTTTGCTTTGATCCGATTCGCGATCGCTTTTGGGGTTAGGAACTCGTTCTTCCCCATTCAGATTTGTAGCTGTGTTGTACTGTGATGGATTTGATTTCTTTGCCCTCAATGGCGGAATCGAAAATCAACGAAGAAACCCTAAAATCCTAATCCAATTTCCCTAAATCTGGTtccaagagaagaaaaaaaaaattcagaacccaaatttcagaaaaaaatttgggtttgggttctGAAATTTTGTCCATGTAATTGTGGGTTATGATTTTGCTAATTTGGGTTTCCACCTTGTTCAGATTTGGTTGTAATTGTTGTATTCATGGTTTGCTGTTAGATTCAAAGCCCAActttagatttgttttgtttcttttttgtgtttgagagagagagagagatgaagatggagaaacCAACGAATTACCATATCtgaattcaagttttatttatttatttatttattaatttggtttatgtatatatgtggattgattttgttttgtgcaatattcatttatgatttttctgagtttgattttcttgtgttctttgtgtttgatattctgggtttgtatgattttttcaAGGTTGTGCTCTTCTGTGTTCTTGATGAAGAGGATGTTAGATCTAAAttcatgtgttttttatttttaattctattttttattttttttaaattgatcaattaaaaTGGATCTGAGGtggcatttattattattttattactattttatgctgacttggcatttattaaataataaataattttttaattattattttattcgccacatcagcatttactATGTCAACAGTACACTCTGTTTGCCACGTCAGCTTTTTCTGTTAGTTGAGTGAcagaaaggactaaaataacaaGCGTTAATTGGATTAAGaactaaaaatggtaaaataaaaatgtagggaccaaaatagaaatgaccccaaaatgtagggacaaaaAGAGCATTTACGCCTAAAATAAATGTCTTcttctcaacaacaaaaaaatttcaaactcaaaagtgataatacatgatatataagccaaaataataatatttttctcatcttATTAATCATCTAGCCTAATCAACTTCATCTCCCtagtctttctcaaaaaaaaaaaaaacttcatctCCCTAGCATAAGTTAgttttatcattattttcatcATCTTGCAAAACCATTTCTTCATTGATATCTTCTTCCTCATTATCTCCAAAATTTATTatctcttcttattcttctattTCGAtaaccattatatatatatatatatatatatatatatttcttcttgACATTCAAGTTTCTTTGATTTATAacatttataacaaaattaaaatatagttatatggttatttaatactttattcataatataaaaaagaaattggtaaATGTGAAGGCCAAAAAAGTGAGTCAAGTGTGTGGTCCAAATTTTgtatgagagagaagaaatcaTGGTTggacatgttattttattgggttcaaccaagtaattaaaaaaaactatttaaaaaatgaccaaaaactTGTTGGACTTAACTCAAagcacatgaaaaaaaaatcaatcaatctaAACCCACATGGCTATGTATTGTTAATACATacaataatataatacaattcAAACAATATgcatatattcaaaaaatatgcatatatgtatCATACAGTTTATGGGTATCATCAATACATACTTATGATAAGATATTTTTTCACTCAATTTGATACATAACATGTATTCTACAATACTAACGACTATGACACAATAATTGGTAAGGACTAGAAGATCAATGTGTTGGGAAGAATAATTCACTTTCCATGCCATTGAAgatcaaatcaaaattttgattgctaGATAAAATCATAGGAATGAAGGGATTGAAGCACTCAAACtagaattcaaattcaaataatcATCGGCTTTTGTGTGTAATCCCTATTATAAATatggggaaattacactttttccCTCCTAAAATATACATCATTTTACACTTACACCCCTAAACTTTGAGAATGCATTTTTACCCACATAAACTATTCATATGTAACACTTGCCCCCCTAAACTATGAAAATGCACATTTACCCTCCCTAAACTATTAATTGTGTTACACTTTACATTGCATTCCATGGGTTATAGTTTAAGGAATTAAGTGTGCATTGCCATAGTTTAGGGGGAAAAGTGTAAAATGAGTCATAGTTTAGGGGAGTAAAATGTGCATTctcatttatttatgaaaacaaattttgagtATGAAATAAAGATTCACACAAGAAAAGTGATCACAACATTTCCCTTGTTTGTGGTCTTTATTAATATGGTGGTGGGTTGCACACTCCTAGAAAGTCTCTCAGATGCAGTTAAGTGTAAAATGTGTCATACTTTAAGacggtaaagtgtaattttctctCTAAACATTGATATTATTGTAATGtactttaaagaaaaagtaaaatgagaaaatatagCCACTTAATCTTTTGTCTCGTGGATGTAATGTTACACTTACAACTGGGCATAACCaatgaaaaaatacaaacaaataaaccAGTTAATTTGAGTGACCAGTAGTAAGCGGGTGTATCTAACTGTTTCAGAATGGAAAACTGCACACTATACACCATATTACTTTTATGTACATATATAACACCATTATATCATCTCGAATGGACCAATAACCCCATTcaactacaaaatatatatacacacacagaaTATTCTATAAATCCCAGGTCAAGAAGATGATCAAATCATAATTGTTGATCCAACCAAGGGTCTCTCGAAGCTTTTCCAGTTCCCACATATCCTGCAACACTTTGTGAAACCCCAGAAACTAAGTTATTCAACAAGGAAGTTCCCCATGCTAGCCAACCAGTCTGAGCTTGCTGCTTGTTTTCTTCAATCATGCTCCTCTGTTGCTCCTCTGCTTTGATATCAAGCCACCTCTTTGCCATGTACTCCTTGACAGCTTCAACCCCTTTATTCACAATATCTATGGGAGGTATTATGAGCGGATTTTGGTCCAAATTAAGCTTAGTTAGATTTTTGAGCTGACCAAATGTGTCAGGAAGAGCTCGGATTTGGTTGTTGCTTAAGTCAAGCTCCCTTAGGTTCATAAGATCACCAATTGTTTCAGGAAGCTGTGTCAAATCACTGAAATTACTGCTAAGGTTCAGAACCTCAAGATTTGTTAATCTCCCAATAGCATGAGGTAGGCCACGTAGCTCATTGAAATGAACATCTACATATCTTAAAGACCTCATTTCACAAATTGATGCAGGAAGACAACGGATTCTATTCAGGTGGATTGAGAGCCTTTCAAGATTAACTAGTCCGTACCCAATATTTGATGGCAAACACATCAAATTGTTAAAGCTTGCATCTAACTCCACCAGTGAACTAAAAGGAAGTAGGAAACAGTTAATGAATAAAGGACCTAGTGAAGATGCTAAGAAAAGAATAGGAAAATGCAAATTTTCTAGGGAACAATAGAAAGTGAAACACTAGTAAATGATGTCTTTACCTGCAGCGAGCAATCGAGTCAGGAAGGGAACTAAGTTTATTTCCTGAGACATTGAGGACCCTCAGGTTAAGCAACAGTCCAATAGAACCTGGCAGGGATACTAAAAGATTGGAAGAAATATCAAGCTCCTCCAGTTTCTGAAGCCCTGCTATCGAATCAGGAAGGACCTGTTTCCCCAAACGAATAAAGAAAATATCAGGAACTGCATATAGAAATTCTATAATTCCGGTTACACTTTTGAACAAACGATCATAGGTAGGTTCTTCACCACTCAAAATCTCGCATGTACTCTATGTCATGATGGTTCATCAGGGTTTCATATTATGATTAGCTCTCATGTTGCAATTAGAGAATAGCAAATGACCAACATCTTTAAGTTCTGTACGGCAGAGTCAGAGACCAAGTTTGGAGTAGACAACTAATATAATCAGAAGTcagaacttttttttatttttcataaatctaATCAGAACAATATACCTAAAGAAAGAAGCCAGAATAATTTCCTATCCAGGAAGCATGCACAAATAAGGTAGTTCTTCACcctcccttcttttcttttttcctttttcttttttttcttcttatttttatttttgaaat
This genomic stretch from Quercus lobata isolate SW786 chromosome 3, ValleyOak3.0 Primary Assembly, whole genome shotgun sequence harbors:
- the LOC115979458 gene encoding plant intracellular Ras-group-related LRR protein 3-like: MDQNPKDLPILSYVLSQLNPNSHPRLPPQLQQTLLTQLPYLNHPKVLASLAQAIPDITQITKSVRLEEMHEEYEKQLREAEDRLVEVYGSVVSELEKGFKEEEVCDEVVGILKEAAGGVVVERVELCGRQLRFLPEAFGMLHGLLVLNLSRNQLEVLPDSIAGLQKLEELDISSNLLVSLPGSIGLLLNLRVLNVSGNKLSSLPDSIARCSSLVELDASFNNLMCLPSNIGYGLVNLERLSIHLNRIRCLPASICEMRSLRYVDVHFNELRGLPHAIGRLTNLEVLNLSSNFSDLTQLPETIGDLMNLRELDLSNNQIRALPDTFGQLKNLTKLNLDQNPLIIPPIDIVNKGVEAVKEYMAKRWLDIKAEEQQRSMIEENKQQAQTGWLAWGTSLLNNLVSGVSQSVAGYVGTGKASRDPWLDQQL